One segment of Alnus glutinosa chromosome 2, dhAlnGlut1.1, whole genome shotgun sequence DNA contains the following:
- the LOC133861754 gene encoding protein CYSTEINE-RICH TRANSMEMBRANE MODULE 6-like, with protein MSSSDHQPAAAYPPSSQGLYVVAPPPAGYPTKDGSGYSNAQNPPPPVETKSRGDGMLKGCLAALCCCCALDACF; from the exons ATGAGTTCAAGTGATCATCAGCCTGCAG CGGCATATCCTCCAAGTTCACAAGGTCTTTATGTAGTGGCTCCACCACCGGCTGGGTATCCTACAAAAGATGGCTCCGGCTACTCTAATGCTCAGAATCCTCCTCCTCCGGTGGAAACCAAGTCTAGGGGCGATGGCATGTTGAAGGGATG TTTGGCTGCCTTGTGTTGCTGCTGTGCACTGGACGCATGCTTCTAA